The following are from one region of the Paramagnetospirillum magnetotacticum MS-1 genome:
- the hemJ gene encoding protoporphyrinogen oxidase HemJ, translating into MLSGTAYLWVKAVHVIAIISWMAGLLYLPRLFVYHCTVKPRSEASETFKIMERRLIKAIMTPAMVLAWGLGLFMAVEGGLFSHGWFHIKLTGAVAMTGAHFFLARCKDDFAGDRNTRSEKFYRVINEVPTLLMIVMVIVVIVKPF; encoded by the coding sequence ATGCTGAGCGGAACGGCCTATCTGTGGGTCAAGGCGGTGCATGTCATCGCCATCATCTCGTGGATGGCGGGATTGCTCTATCTGCCCCGGCTGTTCGTTTATCACTGCACGGTCAAGCCGCGCTCCGAGGCGTCGGAAACCTTCAAGATCATGGAACGCCGCCTGATCAAGGCCATCATGACTCCGGCCATGGTGCTGGCTTGGGGCTTAGGATTGTTCATGGCGGTGGAAGGCGGGTTGTTTTCCCATGGCTGGTTCCACATCAAGCTAACCGGCGCGGTTGCCATGACTGGCGCTCACTTTTTTCTGGCGCGGTGCAAGGATGACTTCGCCGGAGATCGCAATACCCGGTCGGAGAAGTTCTATCGCGTCATCAATGAAGTCCCCACCCTGCTGATGATCGTCATGGTCATCGTGGTGATCGTGAAGCCGTTTTGA
- the hemH gene encoding ferrochelatase — protein MSKTGTTKTAVVLFNLGGPDSLDAVKPFLFNLFSDPAILGVPAPIRWFLARYISAKRAPTARGIYQLLGGRSPLVPETEAQGRALEHVLGHGFKCFIAMRYWHPFTREAVAAIKEWGADEVILLPLYPQFSTTTTGSSLKEWHKQAKALGLTVPTRFACCYPTEPGLIAAMADLAKAGYDEARAAGKPRILFSAHGLPKSVIDKGDPYQAQIELTASSVARETGIGDLDWAICYQSRVGPQEWIGPSTEDELDRAARDGVPVVIVPVAFVSEHSETLVELDIEYRHKADQLGIPAYVRVPALGCHPAFIRGLADVVHRPQAFTGQACKLLGRSCSAC, from the coding sequence ATGAGCAAGACGGGAACCACCAAAACCGCCGTCGTGCTGTTCAATCTGGGCGGGCCCGATTCGCTGGACGCGGTGAAGCCATTCCTGTTCAACCTGTTTTCCGATCCGGCCATCCTTGGGGTTCCGGCCCCTATCCGCTGGTTTTTGGCCCGCTATATTTCGGCCAAGCGGGCGCCCACGGCGCGTGGCATCTACCAGTTGTTGGGCGGGCGTTCGCCCCTGGTTCCCGAGACCGAGGCCCAGGGCCGCGCCCTGGAACATGTGTTGGGTCATGGTTTCAAATGCTTTATCGCCATGCGCTACTGGCATCCCTTCACCCGTGAAGCGGTGGCTGCCATCAAGGAATGGGGCGCCGATGAAGTGATTCTGCTGCCGCTCTATCCGCAGTTTTCCACCACCACCACCGGCTCGTCGCTCAAAGAATGGCACAAGCAGGCCAAGGCGCTGGGCCTGACCGTGCCGACCCGTTTCGCCTGCTGCTATCCCACCGAGCCGGGCCTGATTGCCGCTATGGCCGATCTGGCCAAGGCGGGATATGACGAGGCACGGGCGGCGGGCAAGCCGCGCATCCTGTTTTCCGCCCATGGCTTGCCCAAATCGGTGATCGACAAGGGTGATCCCTATCAGGCTCAGATCGAACTGACCGCATCCAGCGTGGCGCGGGAAACCGGTATCGGGGATCTGGACTGGGCCATCTGCTATCAAAGCCGGGTCGGCCCTCAGGAATGGATCGGTCCCAGCACCGAGGACGAACTGGACCGCGCCGCCCGGGATGGGGTGCCGGTGGTGATCGTGCCGGTGGCCTTCGTTTCCGAACATTCGGAAACCCTGGTGGAACTGGATATCGAATATCGCCACAAGGCCGATCAGTTGGGCATTCCGGCTTATGTCCGGGTTCCGGCGCTGGGCTGTCATCCCGCCTTCATCCGGGGGCTGGCCGATGTGGTTCACCGGCCCCAGGCCTTTACGGGGCAAGCCTGTAAGCTTTTAGGGCGGAGTTGTTCGGCATGCTGA
- the hemE gene encoding uroporphyrinogen decarboxylase, producing MSSPSKPFLRALAGETLTPPPFWLMRQAGRYLPEYRATRAEAGSFLDLCYNSDLACEVTLQPLRRYGFDAAILFSDILVVPDALRQHVAFKEGEGPVLTPIRSAEDLSGLDISGLHDHLAPVYDTVKKLSAAIPKTTALIGFAGAPWTVATYMIEGSGSKDFAKAKTMMFGQPELFARLMDLLVRATGDYLIRQIDNGAEAIQIFDTWAGALPEDMFERWVIGPTRALVERIRAERPGIPVIGFPRGAGILYKRYVTETKVSGVSLDPSVPLDWAAAELQPLCTVQGNLDPLLLVAGGEALDSGIDRILKVLSKGPFIFNLGHGITPPTPPDNVARLAERVKGWKG from the coding sequence GTGTCCAGCCCGTCCAAGCCTTTCCTCCGCGCCCTCGCCGGCGAGACTCTCACTCCCCCGCCCTTCTGGCTGATGCGCCAGGCCGGACGCTATCTGCCCGAATACCGCGCCACCCGCGCCGAAGCGGGAAGCTTCCTCGATCTGTGCTACAATTCCGATCTGGCCTGTGAAGTCACCCTGCAGCCTCTCCGGCGCTATGGCTTCGACGCTGCCATCTTGTTTTCCGACATTCTGGTGGTTCCCGACGCGTTGCGGCAGCATGTTGCCTTCAAGGAAGGCGAAGGTCCGGTATTGACGCCCATTCGCTCAGCAGAGGATCTGAGTGGTCTCGACATCTCGGGCCTGCACGATCATCTCGCGCCGGTCTACGACACGGTCAAGAAACTGTCCGCCGCCATCCCCAAGACCACCGCATTGATCGGTTTTGCCGGTGCGCCCTGGACGGTGGCCACCTATATGATCGAGGGCAGCGGATCCAAGGACTTCGCCAAGGCCAAGACCATGATGTTCGGCCAGCCGGAGCTGTTCGCCCGCCTGATGGATCTCTTGGTCCGGGCCACCGGGGATTATCTCATCCGCCAGATCGATAACGGCGCCGAGGCCATCCAGATTTTCGACACCTGGGCCGGGGCCCTGCCCGAGGACATGTTCGAGCGCTGGGTCATCGGCCCGACGCGGGCCCTGGTGGAGCGCATCCGCGCCGAGCGCCCCGGCATTCCGGTGATCGGTTTTCCCCGTGGGGCCGGTATTCTCTACAAGCGCTATGTCACCGAGACCAAGGTCAGCGGCGTTTCGCTCGACCCCTCGGTGCCGCTGGATTGGGCGGCCGCCGAGTTGCAGCCGCTCTGCACGGTCCAGGGCAATCTTGATCCGCTGCTGCTGGTGGCGGGCGGCGAGGCGCTGGATTCTGGTATCGATCGGATCTTGAAGGTGCTGTCCAAGGGGCCGTTCATCTTCAATCTCGGCCATGGCATCACGCCGCCCACACCGCCGGACAACGTGGCGCGGTTGGCCGAGCGGGTGAAGGGCTGGAAGGGATAA
- a CDS encoding pyruvate, water dikinase regulatory protein yields MKNFHLHLVSDATGETVTSVARACLVQFEGVQPIQHNWWLVRTQGQVERVIAGIEDNPGLVFFTLVDGAVRGLLEEACRHRNIPCISLLDPVMAGLSAFLNVEVSALPGRQYQLDAEYFRRIDAMQFTLAHDDGQLIELVDQADVVLVGVSRSSKTPTSMYIANRGIKCANYPLVPGVPLPPELERAKKPLIVGLTKDPKSLSDIRRARLRLLNQEEEADYAQFEKVKEEVQQARRIFSRLGWPVVDVTRRSIEEASATIIQLYERHLEKRGLKAETTPS; encoded by the coding sequence ATGAAGAATTTTCACCTTCATCTCGTCTCCGACGCCACCGGCGAGACGGTCACCTCGGTGGCACGGGCCTGTCTCGTCCAGTTCGAAGGCGTGCAGCCCATCCAGCATAACTGGTGGCTGGTGCGCACCCAGGGCCAAGTGGAACGGGTCATCGCCGGAATCGAGGACAATCCCGGCCTGGTGTTCTTTACCCTGGTGGACGGCGCGGTGCGCGGTCTGCTGGAAGAGGCCTGCCGCCATCGCAACATTCCCTGCATCTCGCTGCTGGACCCGGTGATGGCCGGGCTGTCGGCTTTCCTCAATGTGGAGGTCAGCGCCCTGCCCGGCCGCCAGTATCAGCTGGATGCCGAGTATTTCCGCCGTATCGACGCCATGCAATTCACCCTGGCCCATGACGACGGCCAGTTGATCGAACTGGTGGATCAGGCCGATGTCGTGCTGGTGGGCGTATCGCGGTCGTCCAAGACTCCCACCAGCATGTATATCGCCAATCGCGGCATCAAATGCGCCAATTATCCCCTGGTGCCAGGCGTGCCTTTGCCGCCCGAACTGGAACGGGCGAAAAAGCCGCTGATCGTCGGACTGACCAAGGACCCAAAGAGCTTGTCCGATATTCGCCGGGCCCGGCTGCGCCTGTTGAATCAGGAAGAGGAAGCCGATTACGCCCAGTTCGAGAAGGTCAAGGAAGAGGTGCAGCAGGCACGGCGCATCTTCTCGCGTCTGGGCTGGCCGGTGGTGGACGTGACGCGCCGTTCCATCGAGGAGGCCTCGGCCACCATCATCCAGCTTTATGAACGCCATCTGGAAAAGCGCGGGCTCAAGGCGGAGACCACGCCGTCATGA
- a CDS encoding Maf family protein: MIVLASGSAARAQMLEQAGVSFTVRVAAVDEAAVKQSLAAETRNPARVAEILAELKAVRVSAHHPGTLVVGADQMLDQDGRWFDKPASRDEARRQLQSLRHKTHRLTSAVVVVRDGIRLWHHNQSALLTMRNFSDAFLDRYLDQAGDAVLSSVGAYQLEGLGAQLFLTVEGDFFTILGLPLLALMDFLRENGELVP; encoded by the coding sequence ATGATCGTGCTGGCTTCGGGCAGCGCCGCCAGGGCCCAAATGCTGGAGCAGGCGGGAGTTTCTTTCACCGTCCGGGTGGCCGCCGTGGACGAAGCGGCGGTCAAGCAATCCCTGGCCGCCGAAACCCGCAATCCCGCCCGCGTCGCCGAGATCCTGGCCGAGTTGAAGGCGGTGCGCGTCTCGGCCCATCATCCCGGCACCTTGGTGGTCGGGGCCGATCAGATGCTGGACCAGGACGGGCGGTGGTTCGACAAGCCCGCCAGCCGTGACGAAGCGCGGCGGCAGTTACAGTCACTGCGGCACAAGACCCATCGACTGACCAGCGCCGTGGTGGTGGTCCGTGACGGAATCCGGCTGTGGCACCATAACCAATCGGCGCTGCTTACCATGCGCAATTTCTCCGACGCTTTCCTGGACCGCTACCTGGATCAGGCGGGTGATGCGGTCTTGTCCTCGGTGGGCGCCTATCAACTGGAAGGCCTGGGCGCCCAATTGTTCCTTACCGTCGAAGGGGACTTCTTCACCATTCTGGGCCTGCCATTGTTGGCTCTGATGGACTTCCTGCGTGAAAACGGAGAGCTGGTTCCATGA
- a CDS encoding shikimate dehydrogenase translates to MIVSGKARLAGVLGWPVSHSRSPRLHGFWLKQWGIDGAYLPLAVAPENLECVIRALPRMGFRGANVTVPHKEAVMRLVDHLDPLARRIGAVNTLVVRDDGSLEGRNTDAYGFFENLRQGCPAWTASSGPAAVIGAGGAARAVVAALADAGVPEIRLANRSRERAEALAADLGGPVKVVEWSERAGMLDGCALLVNTTTLGMTGQSDLDLDLAALPTTAVVNDIVYVPLETDLLVRARARGNATVDGLGMLLHQAVPGFEAWFGQKPQVSHELRAFVLS, encoded by the coding sequence ATGATCGTGTCCGGTAAAGCCAGGCTGGCCGGGGTGCTGGGCTGGCCGGTATCCCATTCCCGCTCGCCCCGCCTGCACGGCTTCTGGCTGAAGCAATGGGGAATCGACGGCGCCTATCTGCCCCTGGCCGTGGCGCCCGAGAATCTGGAATGCGTCATCCGCGCCCTGCCCCGTATGGGCTTTCGTGGCGCCAATGTCACCGTGCCCCATAAGGAGGCGGTGATGAGGCTGGTGGACCATCTCGATCCCCTGGCCCGGCGGATCGGCGCGGTCAATACCCTGGTGGTGAGGGACGACGGATCGCTGGAAGGCCGCAATACCGACGCTTACGGCTTTTTCGAGAATCTGCGTCAGGGCTGCCCGGCGTGGACAGCCTCGTCCGGTCCGGCCGCGGTGATCGGCGCGGGCGGCGCGGCGCGCGCCGTGGTGGCGGCCCTGGCCGATGCGGGCGTGCCCGAGATCAGGCTGGCCAACCGGTCGCGTGAGCGGGCCGAAGCTCTGGCCGCCGATCTGGGCGGTCCGGTCAAGGTGGTGGAGTGGTCCGAACGCGCCGGAATGCTCGACGGCTGCGCCCTGCTGGTCAACACCACCACGCTGGGGATGACCGGTCAGTCGGACTTGGATTTGGACCTGGCCGCCTTGCCAACCACGGCCGTGGTTAACGACATCGTCTATGTGCCGCTGGAAACTGATCTGCTGGTCCGCGCCAGGGCGCGGGGCAATGCAACCGTCGACGGTTTGGGCATGCTGCTACATCAGGCGGTACCCGGCTTCGAGGCCTGGTTCGGCCAAAAGCCCCAGGTTTCCCATGAATTGAGGGCCTTCGTCCTGTCATGA
- the coaE gene encoding dephospho-CoA kinase (Dephospho-CoA kinase (CoaE) performs the final step in coenzyme A biosynthesis.) encodes MKILGLTGSIGMGKSTAAAMLRRLGVPVHDADATVHALFGPGGKAAAPVEAAFPGVVKDGAVDRTALGAQVFGDDAALKRLEAIVHPLVRAAERDFLARHRRAHTPLVVLDIPLLFETQGEKRCDLVAVVSAPSFLQAARVLARPGMTRARLEAVLAKQMPDGQKRRKADVVIPTGLGKGPALKRLKALVQKMRGPRPPFY; translated from the coding sequence ATGAAGATCCTGGGTCTTACCGGCTCCATCGGCATGGGCAAAAGCACGGCGGCCGCCATGCTGCGCCGCCTGGGCGTGCCGGTGCACGATGCCGATGCCACGGTGCATGCCCTGTTCGGCCCCGGCGGCAAGGCGGCGGCCCCGGTGGAGGCCGCCTTTCCCGGCGTGGTCAAGGACGGTGCGGTGGATCGCACCGCCCTGGGCGCCCAGGTGTTTGGCGACGACGCGGCGCTGAAGCGTCTGGAAGCCATCGTCCATCCCCTGGTGCGCGCCGCCGAGCGCGATTTCCTCGCCCGCCATCGCCGCGCCCATACGCCCCTGGTGGTACTCGATATCCCCCTTCTCTTCGAGACCCAGGGCGAGAAGCGCTGCGATCTGGTGGCGGTGGTCAGCGCGCCTTCCTTCCTTCAGGCGGCCCGTGTGCTGGCCCGGCCCGGCATGACGCGGGCGCGCCTGGAGGCGGTGCTGGCCAAGCAGATGCCCGACGGGCAAAAGCGGCGCAAAGCCGATGTGGTGATTCCCACCGGATTGGGGAAGGGCCCGGCATTGAAGCGGCTCAAGGCCTTGGTTCAGAAAATGCGGGGCCCCCGCCCTCCCTTTTATTGA
- the dnaQ gene encoding DNA polymerase III subunit epsilon: MREIVLDTETTGFDPLSGHRLVEIGCVELFNHLPTGEVFHRYCNPERDMPEEAFKVHGLSVEFLSDKPLFAEIVADFLEFIGDAPLVIHNAEFDMRFINAELARLGFPALPMSRSIDTVMMARKKFPGAQANLDALCRRFEIDNTHRTKHGALLDSELLAEVYLQLIGGRQPGLELGGGKGNGAGSAASASTQEVKRDFREPRPHGPTEEETAAHTAFVAKLKNAVWLRE, translated from the coding sequence ATGCGCGAGATCGTGCTTGATACGGAAACGACCGGCTTTGATCCGTTGAGCGGCCACCGACTGGTGGAAATCGGCTGTGTCGAGCTGTTCAATCACCTGCCCACCGGCGAGGTGTTTCACCGCTACTGCAACCCCGAGCGCGACATGCCGGAAGAGGCCTTCAAGGTGCACGGCCTGTCGGTGGAGTTCCTGTCGGACAAGCCGCTCTTCGCCGAGATCGTCGCCGACTTTCTGGAGTTCATCGGCGATGCGCCGCTGGTCATCCACAACGCTGAATTCGACATGCGCTTTATCAATGCCGAACTGGCGCGGCTGGGCTTTCCCGCTTTGCCCATGAGCCGGTCCATCGACACGGTGATGATGGCGCGCAAGAAGTTTCCCGGCGCCCAGGCCAATCTGGATGCGCTGTGCCGCCGCTTCGAGATCGACAACACGCACCGCACCAAGCACGGGGCATTGCTGGATTCCGAATTGCTGGCCGAAGTCTATCTGCAGCTCATCGGCGGGCGTCAGCCGGGCTTGGAACTGGGCGGCGGCAAGGGCAATGGCGCTGGCAGCGCCGCCAGTGCCTCGACCCAAGAGGTGAAGCGGGATTTCCGCGAGCCCCGGCCCCACGGACCGACCGAGGAGGAAACCGCCGCTCACACGGCCTTCGTGGCCAAGCTCAAGAACGCCGTGTGGCTGCGGGAGTAG
- the secB gene encoding protein-export chaperone SecB, whose protein sequence is MTDAQTPAEDLPQLQVNMQYIKDLSFEIPGAPHSFIEMQGKNPEIPIHVDVNVGNVGANAYEVVLHLKVEALLEGKALFILELAYAGVFTLNLPEEQIHPVLLIECPRLLFPFARNIVADMTRDGGLPPLLLQPLDFVELYRARAAEMSAQQGQA, encoded by the coding sequence ATGACCGACGCCCAGACGCCCGCCGAGGACCTGCCCCAGTTGCAGGTCAACATGCAGTATATCAAGGACCTGTCCTTCGAGATTCCGGGCGCGCCCCATTCCTTCATCGAAATGCAGGGCAAGAACCCCGAGATTCCGATCCATGTGGACGTCAATGTGGGCAATGTGGGCGCCAACGCCTATGAAGTGGTCCTCCACCTCAAGGTCGAGGCCCTGCTGGAAGGCAAGGCCCTGTTCATCCTGGAACTGGCCTATGCTGGCGTCTTCACCCTGAACCTGCCGGAAGAGCAGATCCATCCGGTGCTGCTCATCGAGTGCCCGCGCCTGCTGTTCCCCTTCGCCCGCAATATCGTTGCCGACATGACCCGCGACGGCGGCCTGCCGCCGCTGCTGCTCCAGCCCCTGGACTTCGTCGAGCTCTACCGTGCCCGCGCGGCCGAGATGAGCGCCCAGCAGGGTCAGGCGTAA
- a CDS encoding FxsA family protein: protein MAWAFLVGLLTLPVAEIMVWIKVSESIGGLATVGLTILAILAGSALLRHGRLGVALDLKSRLERGDPPGPAVFDGICLTLAGVLLMLPGFISDGFALLLLLPPVRALLLQAIVARAVVIGAQAPASSSGPTVIDGDYQIITPESEPKPPTDHKRLEP from the coding sequence ATGGCATGGGCATTCCTGGTTGGCCTGCTGACATTGCCGGTGGCAGAGATCATGGTGTGGATCAAGGTATCTGAGTCCATTGGCGGGCTGGCCACCGTGGGCCTCACCATCCTGGCCATTCTGGCGGGCTCGGCCCTGCTGCGCCATGGACGGCTGGGCGTGGCGCTGGACCTCAAATCCAGGCTGGAGCGGGGCGACCCGCCCGGCCCGGCGGTCTTCGACGGAATCTGCCTGACCCTGGCCGGTGTCTTGCTGATGCTGCCCGGCTTCATCAGCGATGGTTTCGCGTTGCTGCTGCTGCTGCCCCCGGTGCGCGCCCTGCTGCTGCAAGCCATCGTCGCACGCGCCGTGGTGATCGGCGCCCAGGCTCCGGCCTCTTCATCCGGCCCCACCGTCATCGACGGGGATTACCAGATCATCACGCCCGAATCCGAGCCCAAGCCGCCCACGGATCACAAGCGGCTTGAGCCGTGA
- a CDS encoding Tim44/TimA family putative adaptor protein, whose translation MNDGYHFLDIVFFAMVAAFLVLRLRSVLGKRTGTERPPEKWSPVEAPADNVVDLQSVRRSASEPPAETPLGQGLAAIRAADRGFDLDGFLGGAKAAFEMIVIAFAHGDKATLQPLLAPDVYRHFSEAIDARRQHGETLQTELVGIRSAELVEAGMDGRFAALTIKFVSEQVNALRDAKGEVVEGNPERVIDVIDLWTFRRDTRSPDPNWALTATHTPDP comes from the coding sequence ATGAACGACGGCTATCATTTTCTCGACATCGTTTTTTTCGCCATGGTCGCCGCCTTCCTGGTGTTGCGGCTGCGCAGCGTGCTGGGCAAGCGCACCGGAACCGAGCGTCCGCCCGAGAAATGGAGCCCGGTCGAGGCCCCCGCCGATAATGTGGTGGATCTGCAAAGCGTCCGCCGCTCGGCGTCCGAGCCTCCCGCCGAGACGCCCCTGGGTCAGGGTCTGGCCGCTATCCGCGCCGCCGACCGGGGGTTTGACCTGGACGGCTTTCTGGGCGGCGCCAAGGCGGCGTTCGAAATGATCGTCATCGCCTTCGCCCATGGTGACAAGGCGACGCTGCAGCCGCTTCTGGCCCCCGACGTCTATCGTCACTTCAGCGAAGCCATCGATGCGCGCCGTCAGCATGGCGAGACGCTGCAGACCGAACTGGTGGGCATCCGCTCCGCCGAATTGGTGGAAGCGGGGATGGACGGCCGCTTTGCCGCCTTGACCATCAAATTTGTCAGCGAGCAGGTGAACGCGCTGCGCGATGCCAAGGGCGAAGTGGTGGAAGGCAATCCCGAACGGGTGATCGATGTGATCGACCTGTGGACGTTCCGCCGCGATACCCGCTCCCCTGATCCCAACTGGGCGCTGACCGCCACCCATACGCCCGACCCATGA
- the mltA gene encoding murein transglycosylase A gives MRIKAAALLVAASLAACATPEPAPAPGGPDHMVLQPLTFSQLAGWSEDDSAQVLPALLKSCGRIAKLLLDKSVGFEGVGGTAADWYAPCAAASRVPEGDHKAVRDLFETWFTPWQVTNDGRADGMFTGYFEPEIKGSRLRRGPYTQPIFGKPNDLVIADLGKFRPDLAPEQLVGRVENGRLVPYHSRAEIDKGALDGKAAILAWTDDAVDLAIMQIQGSGRVRLDDGSVIRLGVAGSNGHKFVGIGKVLKDEGKLGADTSMPAIRSWLKAHPEEGRTLLGRNPRYIFYGVNAGTDGPMGTEGVALTPERSLAVDPRFVPLGAPVWVDSADPSGKPLRRLMMAQDTGAAIKGPVRGDVFWGAGESAFQIAGKMKSPGRLVIFLPRARSPRLAER, from the coding sequence ATGAGGATCAAAGCCGCCGCCCTATTGGTGGCCGCTTCGCTGGCCGCCTGCGCCACCCCGGAACCGGCGCCCGCACCAGGCGGACCCGACCACATGGTGCTGCAGCCCCTGACCTTCAGCCAATTGGCTGGCTGGTCCGAGGACGACTCGGCCCAGGTGCTGCCCGCTTTGCTGAAATCTTGCGGCCGAATCGCCAAACTGCTGCTGGACAAATCGGTGGGCTTCGAGGGCGTGGGCGGCACCGCCGCCGACTGGTATGCGCCCTGTGCCGCCGCATCGCGGGTGCCCGAAGGTGACCATAAGGCGGTGCGGGATCTGTTCGAGACCTGGTTCACCCCCTGGCAGGTCACCAATGACGGCCGGGCCGACGGCATGTTCACCGGTTATTTCGAGCCGGAGATCAAGGGCTCGCGCCTGCGCAGGGGGCCCTATACCCAACCCATCTTCGGCAAGCCCAATGATCTGGTCATCGCCGATCTGGGCAAGTTCCGCCCCGATCTCGCCCCCGAGCAACTGGTTGGGCGGGTGGAAAACGGCCGTCTGGTTCCCTATCACAGCCGTGCCGAAATCGATAAGGGCGCCCTGGACGGCAAGGCCGCCATATTGGCCTGGACCGATGACGCGGTGGATCTGGCCATCATGCAGATACAAGGGTCGGGCCGGGTCCGCCTGGATGATGGCTCGGTGATCCGCCTGGGCGTGGCGGGCAGCAACGGCCACAAATTCGTCGGCATCGGCAAGGTGCTGAAGGACGAGGGCAAACTGGGCGCCGATACCTCCATGCCCGCCATCCGCTCTTGGCTCAAAGCCCATCCCGAAGAGGGCCGCACCCTGCTGGGCCGCAATCCCCGCTATATCTTCTATGGCGTCAATGCGGGCACGGACGGGCCCATGGGCACCGAGGGCGTGGCGCTGACGCCCGAGCGTTCCCTGGCCGTGGACCCGCGTTTCGTGCCGCTGGGTGCGCCGGTCTGGGTGGATAGCGCCGATCCCTCGGGCAAGCCGCTGCGCCGTCTGATGATGGCCCAGGATACCGGCGCCGCCATCAAGGGCCCGGTGCGCGGCGATGTGTTCTGGGGAGCGGGCGAATCCGCCTTTCAGATCGCGGGCAAGATGAAAAGCCCCGGCCGCTTGGTGATCTTCCTGCCCAGGGCCCGTTCGCCCAGGCTGGCCGAGAGGTAG
- a CDS encoding Smr/MutS family protein: MSRARLIEPRQPRRRVVSADEIRVWKAVVAEAKPLPGRLPPADPSPETAALPEPVSSPPPPPGKPPVRPSAHPPTPPRTGHGELHHGNSPGLDRRSAERLKKGEMEIEATLDLHGLTQDMAHARLIAFIQRCWIAQRRCVVVVTGKGAQGFGILRAQVPRWLNQSPLRERILGFSYAQPRHGGDGALYVLIRRQRA, encoded by the coding sequence ATGAGCCGAGCCCGTCTGATCGAGCCGCGCCAGCCCCGACGCCGGGTGGTGAGTGCCGATGAGATCCGGGTTTGGAAGGCGGTGGTGGCCGAGGCCAAGCCACTGCCCGGCCGCTTGCCGCCCGCCGATCCCTCTCCTGAAACCGCCGCGCTTCCCGAACCGGTGTCCTCGCCGCCGCCGCCGCCCGGCAAGCCGCCGGTGCGTCCTTCGGCCCATCCTCCCACGCCGCCCCGTACCGGTCACGGTGAGCTGCATCACGGCAATTCTCCCGGCCTGGACCGTCGCTCCGCCGAACGGTTGAAGAAGGGCGAGATGGAGATCGAGGCCACCTTGGACCTGCACGGCCTGACCCAGGACATGGCCCACGCCCGGCTGATCGCCTTCATCCAGCGCTGCTGGATCGCCCAGCGGCGCTGCGTGGTGGTGGTCACCGGCAAGGGCGCCCAGGGCTTCGGCATTCTCCGCGCCCAGGTGCCGCGCTGGCTGAACCAGTCCCCCTTGCGCGAACGTATCCTGGGCTTTTCCTATGCCCAGCCGCGCCATGGCGGTGACGGGGCCTTGTATGTGTTGATCCGCAGGCAGCGCGCATGA
- a CDS encoding helix-turn-helix domain-containing protein has protein sequence MTPFGARIRALRDAKGIQLRQMAADLHISAAYLSAMEHGHRGRPAPGLVMQICGYLGCIWDEAEELKALAELSQPKVTLDTSGLTPAHTELANRLGRAIRDLSDERVARLLEVLGEK, from the coding sequence ATGACCCCGTTCGGCGCGCGGATACGGGCGCTGCGCGACGCCAAGGGCATTCAGTTGCGCCAGATGGCCGCCGATCTGCATATTTCCGCCGCTTATCTCTCGGCCATGGAGCATGGCCATCGCGGCCGCCCGGCACCCGGTCTGGTCATGCAGATCTGCGGTTATCTGGGCTGTATCTGGGACGAGGCCGAGGAGCTGAAGGCTCTGGCCGAGCTGTCGCAGCCCAAGGTGACCTTGGACACGTCGGGCCTTACCCCCGCCCATACGGAATTGGCCAATCGCCTGGGCCGCGCTATCCGTGATCTGTCCGATGAGAGGGTGGCGCGGTTGCTGGAGGTGTTGGGGGAGAAATAG
- a CDS encoding Crp/Fnr family transcriptional regulator — translation MEDWTRILGGIRAASRDLKTGEALFREGDEARAIFQVERGRIRLGCHGVTSHLAQAGSLCAETSLFASHYPCDAVAETPSRVRVFPKAAVLLFLRAHPDLNLAFSAALAREVQTLRSGQEVMRLPGARDRVVAWLTLLGAADGAVTLDQPLSAAAHDMGLTHEALYRSLAALVKEGRLDRPAKRTFRLK, via the coding sequence ATGGAAGACTGGACTAGGATTCTCGGCGGCATCCGCGCCGCCAGCCGCGACCTGAAAACCGGCGAAGCCCTGTTTCGCGAAGGCGACGAGGCCCGTGCCATATTCCAGGTGGAACGGGGGCGGATACGTCTTGGCTGCCATGGCGTCACCTCGCATCTGGCCCAGGCCGGTTCGCTGTGCGCGGAAACCTCTCTCTTCGCCTCCCATTATCCCTGTGACGCCGTGGCGGAAACGCCCAGCCGGGTGCGGGTATTCCCCAAGGCGGCGGTACTGCTGTTCTTGCGCGCCCACCCGGATCTCAACTTGGCTTTCTCCGCCGCCCTCGCCCGCGAAGTGCAAACTCTGCGCAGTGGCCAGGAGGTGATGCGGCTGCCCGGCGCACGCGACCGGGTGGTGGCCTGGCTGACCCTGTTGGGCGCCGCCGATGGCGCCGTCACCCTGGACCAGCCGCTTTCAGCCGCGGCCCATGATATGGGCCTGACCCACGAGGCGCTTTACCGCAGTCTGGCCGCCCTGGTGAAGGAGGGACGGCTGGACCGGCCAGCGAAGCGAACATTTCGATTGAAATAA